The following are encoded in a window of Stigmatella erecta genomic DNA:
- a CDS encoding DUF4082 domain-containing protein, which translates to MTYNIKHGELSSLETVANVIKAQAPDLVALQEVDVLTVRSNKVDQAARLGQLTGMFYSFIPSLTNYDSGQYGLALLSRYPIRSAQRVPLRSAAEQRVLALFEVELEPSRLIPVAVTHFGTTGASERVQQAEDIKAALAGKPWALLGGDLNASPSESSISSLLQQFTDAWARGGSGSGYTSPAILPTKRIDYVLLGSAWTSPPTTSVVNAASQSDHRPVAATVILPWSQTLFGDRVPSTAVQGDDTRAVEVGVRFRSNVSGTIEALRFYRGTSNANGYVAHLWSNTGTLLAQVPVKDGRIPGWQEAPLPTPISITAGTVYVVSYFTSNGQFARDVSGLANAVVSGNLTAPGSASVGGNGVFLYTSSGGFPSSSYKDANYWADVRFKPAASP; encoded by the coding sequence ATGACCTACAACATCAAGCACGGGGAGCTCAGCAGCCTGGAGACCGTCGCGAACGTCATCAAGGCGCAGGCGCCCGACCTGGTGGCGCTCCAGGAGGTGGATGTCCTCACCGTGCGCTCCAACAAGGTGGATCAGGCGGCCCGGCTGGGTCAGCTCACGGGCATGTTCTATTCCTTCATTCCCTCGCTGACCAACTATGACTCGGGCCAGTACGGGCTCGCGCTCCTGTCGCGCTACCCCATCCGCTCCGCCCAGCGCGTTCCGCTGCGCTCCGCCGCCGAGCAGCGGGTGCTCGCCCTCTTCGAGGTGGAGCTGGAGCCCTCCCGCCTCATCCCCGTGGCCGTCACCCACTTCGGCACCACCGGTGCCTCGGAGCGCGTCCAGCAGGCCGAGGACATCAAGGCCGCCCTCGCCGGAAAGCCCTGGGCGCTGCTCGGCGGAGACCTCAACGCCAGCCCCTCCGAGTCCAGCATCTCCAGCCTCCTCCAGCAGTTCACCGACGCCTGGGCGCGCGGCGGCTCGGGCAGCGGCTACACCAGCCCGGCCATCCTCCCCACGAAGCGCATCGACTATGTCCTGCTCGGCTCCGCGTGGACCTCTCCGCCAACCACCAGCGTGGTGAACGCCGCGTCCCAATCCGATCACCGTCCGGTCGCCGCCACCGTCATCCTGCCGTGGAGCCAGACCCTCTTCGGAGACCGTGTCCCCAGCACCGCCGTCCAGGGCGACGACACGCGCGCCGTGGAGGTGGGCGTCCGGTTCCGCAGCAACGTCAGCGGCACGATCGAGGCCCTCCGGTTCTACCGGGGCACGTCCAACGCCAACGGCTACGTCGCCCACCTCTGGAGCAACACGGGCACGCTCCTGGCCCAGGTTCCGGTGAAGGATGGGCGCATCCCAGGCTGGCAGGAGGCTCCCCTCCCCACGCCCATCTCCATCACCGCGGGGACCGTCTATGTGGTCTCGTACTTCACGTCGAACGGGCAGTTCGCCCGGGACGTCTCGGGCCTGGCGAACGCGGTGGTCAGCGGCAACCTCACGGCCCCCGGCAGCGCCAGCGTGGGAGGCAACGGCGTTTTCCTCTACACGTCGAGCGGGGGTTTCCCGTCCAGCTCCTATAAAGATGCCAACTACTGGGCCGACGTCCGCTTCAAGCCCGCCGCCTCCCCATGA
- a CDS encoding alpha/beta fold hydrolase yields MNTPSGQLLRLGDTDLWYEDRGSPGAPLIVLLMGNGCGASFWPEPWLEQLVRGGRRVIRFDYRDTGRSSHIADFDRTPYSLDDLERDVLGLLAHLGLGQVHWAGLSMGGFLALRLATRHPGTVASLTSMMSTPDYAVLLHTFMGGEAPTSGLPPPRQDWLEALSKIPPGLPPLELSVESWRLANGSRAPFDAEYWRGLQRLAETRGDDALAGDHHRRACERITGKNQLEALRHVTAPCLFIQGSEDPIFVPAHAEAAARAAPAGKLRVIDGMGHALNPAFFEPLAQALLAHTGAVPRGP; encoded by the coding sequence ATGAACACACCCTCCGGACAGCTCCTTCGCCTCGGTGACACGGACCTCTGGTACGAGGACAGAGGCTCGCCCGGTGCCCCTCTCATCGTGTTGCTGATGGGCAATGGCTGCGGCGCCTCCTTCTGGCCGGAGCCCTGGCTGGAGCAGCTCGTCCGCGGAGGCCGCCGCGTCATCCGCTTCGACTACCGCGACACGGGACGCTCGTCCCACATCGCCGACTTCGACCGGACGCCCTACAGCCTCGATGACCTCGAGCGGGACGTGCTGGGGCTCCTGGCCCACCTGGGCCTCGGCCAGGTGCACTGGGCCGGCCTCTCCATGGGCGGCTTTCTGGCGCTGCGGCTGGCCACCCGGCATCCGGGGACCGTGGCCTCGCTCACCAGCATGATGTCCACACCGGACTACGCCGTGCTGCTCCACACCTTCATGGGGGGCGAGGCGCCCACGTCCGGGCTCCCGCCCCCCCGGCAGGACTGGCTCGAAGCACTCTCGAAAATTCCCCCGGGGCTGCCGCCGCTGGAGCTGTCGGTGGAGAGCTGGCGGCTCGCCAATGGGAGCCGGGCGCCGTTCGACGCGGAGTACTGGCGCGGCCTCCAGCGTCTCGCGGAGACGCGGGGCGATGACGCCCTCGCCGGAGACCACCACCGGCGGGCCTGCGAGCGCATCACCGGCAAGAATCAACTGGAGGCGCTGCGGCACGTCACAGCCCCGTGCCTGTTCATCCAGGGCTCGGAGGATCCGATCTTCGTGCCCGCGCACGCCGAGGCCGCGGCCCGGGCCGCACCCGCGGGGAAGCTGCGCGTCATCGACGGGATGGGGCATGCCCTCAACCCCGCTTTCTTCGAGCCTCTGGCCCAGGCGCTCCTGGCGCACACGGGGGCGGTGCCCCGGGGACCGTGA
- a CDS encoding sensor histidine kinase, whose amino-acid sequence MWAAAGYSPLGELLFEPASRTEPALQLWLLCFLTFGVAFWLSARHKGAGAIWLLGLQTAAAMGVLATGHDGSEGVLLCIVAAQAPSLLPSRRATQWVVGLAVLTATVYFVLLPFESAWPMAAIFAGCMGFTTMVARLQQREAEGRRELARLHTELKAAQVLLADREREQERLRISRELHDSLGHHLTALSLNLEAASHTVTGPGEEHVRRAHKVARTLLGEVREVVSSMRDGPSQLGPSLQALAEGVPGLDVHLQVPDKLSIPDPVAAQSVFRCVQEVITNTLRHASAKNLWIDVIATDEGGIQVHARDDGKGAATLKPGTGLTGMQERFAQLGGKVELRPAGGQGMELVAWLPARGGEG is encoded by the coding sequence ATGTGGGCCGCCGCTGGCTACTCTCCCCTCGGAGAATTGCTCTTCGAACCCGCGAGCCGGACGGAGCCCGCCCTCCAGCTCTGGCTGCTCTGCTTCCTCACCTTCGGCGTGGCGTTCTGGCTCAGCGCCCGGCACAAGGGCGCCGGAGCCATCTGGCTGCTGGGCTTGCAGACCGCGGCGGCGATGGGCGTTCTGGCCACCGGCCATGACGGCTCCGAGGGCGTGCTCCTGTGCATCGTCGCCGCGCAGGCCCCCTCCCTCCTGCCCTCGCGGCGGGCCACCCAGTGGGTGGTGGGCCTGGCCGTGCTGACCGCCACCGTCTACTTCGTCCTCCTTCCCTTCGAGAGCGCGTGGCCGATGGCCGCCATCTTCGCGGGCTGCATGGGCTTCACCACCATGGTGGCGCGCCTCCAGCAGCGCGAGGCCGAGGGGCGCCGCGAGCTGGCCCGGTTGCACACGGAGCTCAAGGCCGCCCAGGTGCTGCTCGCCGACCGCGAGCGCGAGCAGGAGCGGCTGCGCATCTCCCGCGAGCTGCATGACTCGCTGGGGCACCACCTCACCGCCCTCTCGCTCAACCTGGAGGCCGCCTCGCACACCGTCACCGGCCCGGGCGAGGAGCACGTCCGGCGGGCCCACAAGGTGGCCCGGACCCTCCTGGGCGAGGTCCGCGAGGTGGTGTCCTCCATGCGCGACGGGCCCTCGCAGCTCGGGCCTTCGCTGCAAGCGCTCGCCGAGGGCGTGCCCGGGCTCGACGTCCACCTCCAGGTCCCCGACAAGCTCTCCATCCCGGACCCGGTGGCGGCCCAGTCGGTGTTCCGCTGTGTCCAAGAGGTCATCACCAACACGCTGCGCCACGCCTCCGCGAAGAACCTGTGGATCGACGTCATCGCCACGGACGAGGGCGGCATCCAGGTGCACGCCCGGGACGACGGAAAGGGCGCCGCCACGCTCAAGCCCGGCACGGGGCTCACGGGCATGCAGGAGCGCTTCGCCCAGCTGGGCGGCAAGGTGGAGCTGCGCCCCGCGGGAGGCCAGGGCATGGAGCTGGTGGCCTGGCTGCCCGCCCGAGGAGGTGAAGGATGA
- a CDS encoding response regulator encodes MITIVLVDDHALIREGIRSLLEFTPDLRVVGEASDGEEAVKRVQELSPDIVLMDVRMPRMNGLEALREMRRLNPERRVVLLTTFDEDSAVVEALRAGVKGFLLKDVTRDQLADAIRRVANGETLLPPGVAERVQRGFSELPQEFPHAPLPEGLTRRELEVMRLIARGMSNREIATVLGTAEGTVKNQTSNILAKLGVRDRTRAVLRAMELGCL; translated from the coding sequence ATGATCACCATCGTCTTGGTCGATGACCACGCCCTCATCCGGGAGGGCATCCGCAGCCTGCTGGAGTTCACCCCGGACCTGCGCGTCGTGGGCGAGGCCTCCGACGGCGAGGAGGCCGTGAAGCGCGTGCAGGAGCTGTCCCCGGACATCGTCCTCATGGACGTGCGGATGCCGCGCATGAACGGGCTGGAGGCCCTGCGCGAGATGCGCCGCCTGAACCCGGAGCGCCGCGTGGTGCTGCTCACCACCTTCGACGAGGACTCGGCCGTGGTGGAGGCGCTGCGCGCGGGCGTCAAGGGCTTCCTCCTCAAGGACGTGACGCGCGACCAGCTCGCCGACGCCATCCGCCGGGTCGCCAACGGCGAGACGCTGCTGCCGCCCGGGGTCGCCGAGCGCGTGCAGCGCGGCTTCTCGGAGCTGCCGCAGGAGTTCCCCCACGCCCCCCTGCCGGAGGGGCTCACCCGCCGGGAGCTGGAGGTCATGCGCCTCATCGCCCGCGGCATGAGCAACCGGGAGATCGCCACCGTGCTGGGCACCGCCGAGGGGACAGTGAAGAACCAGACGTCCAACATCCTCGCCAAGCTGGGCGTCCGGGACCGCACCCGGGCGGTTCTCCGGGCCATGGAGCTGGGCTGCCTCTGA
- a CDS encoding pseudouridine synthase, producing MSESPVPAVTYFDPQPAPEELPERLANPFAPGLPHPLARRAAEALQERLRAGDLAPGLRLEELDEPGRGKMFGVLAVEAPDGRIGYLCGFSGMLDGRWHIEGFAPPLFDVAARDAFWPAGEAELRALDSLHAELVHGAEPVTLRARLAELTARHGAAAAQLQERHEANRRHRHGARQRLAEGVGEEERQAALHALGQESRADAAERRRLEAAHHEEREGLASALRALDVRRAGLEQHRAERSRQLWQQMAYTYVIPNARGETQPLGVLFAPEPPPGGAGDCAAPKLLAQAYRHRLKPLALAEFWWGAPPLTGERHAGLYYPACRSKCGEVLPYMLQGLLTEPAPPEEAPGKDEALRVVYEDPWLLVVDKPYGLLSVPGRHSPHRDSVLVRLRQRTPEGPEPFIVHPLESDCSGLLLAAKDADTHVALQRQFARQEASKWYAACLEGPVPGDHGAVELPLRANPEDRPRHIVDPVRGKRALTEWRVVRRDGPRTWVALLPLTGLPHQLRVHAAHPLGLGAPIAGDRLYGGSPGPRLLLHAEVLTVLHPHTGEPLHLECPAPF from the coding sequence GTGAGTGAGTCCCCCGTCCCAGCCGTCACCTACTTCGATCCCCAGCCGGCTCCGGAGGAGCTGCCGGAAAGGCTGGCGAACCCGTTCGCCCCCGGGCTGCCCCATCCCCTGGCGCGCCGCGCCGCCGAGGCGCTGCAGGAGCGCCTTCGCGCGGGAGACCTCGCCCCCGGGCTGCGGCTCGAAGAGCTCGACGAGCCGGGGCGGGGCAAGATGTTCGGGGTGCTGGCCGTCGAGGCGCCGGATGGCCGCATCGGCTACCTCTGCGGCTTCTCGGGCATGCTCGATGGCCGCTGGCACATCGAGGGCTTCGCGCCGCCGCTCTTCGACGTGGCCGCGCGCGATGCCTTCTGGCCTGCCGGAGAGGCCGAGCTGCGCGCCCTGGACAGCCTCCATGCGGAGCTGGTCCACGGGGCCGAGCCCGTGACGCTGCGGGCCCGGCTCGCGGAGCTGACCGCGCGCCACGGGGCCGCCGCCGCCCAGCTTCAGGAGCGCCACGAGGCCAACCGCCGCCACCGGCACGGCGCGCGCCAGCGCCTGGCCGAAGGCGTGGGAGAGGAAGAACGGCAGGCCGCGCTGCATGCCCTCGGACAGGAAAGCCGGGCCGATGCCGCCGAGCGCCGGCGGCTGGAGGCCGCGCACCACGAGGAGCGCGAGGGGCTGGCCTCCGCGCTCCGGGCTCTCGACGTGCGCCGCGCGGGGCTCGAACAGCACCGCGCCGAGCGCTCCCGGCAGCTCTGGCAGCAGATGGCCTACACCTATGTCATTCCGAATGCCCGGGGTGAAACCCAGCCGCTGGGCGTGCTGTTCGCCCCTGAGCCGCCCCCGGGGGGCGCGGGCGACTGCGCCGCGCCCAAGCTCCTCGCGCAGGCGTACCGCCACCGCCTGAAGCCCCTGGCCCTCGCCGAGTTCTGGTGGGGCGCACCGCCCCTCACCGGAGAGCGGCACGCGGGCCTGTATTACCCCGCCTGCCGCAGCAAGTGCGGCGAGGTCTTGCCGTACATGCTGCAAGGCCTCCTGACCGAGCCAGCGCCCCCCGAGGAAGCACCGGGCAAGGACGAGGCGCTGCGGGTCGTCTACGAGGATCCCTGGCTGCTCGTCGTCGACAAGCCCTATGGCCTCCTGTCGGTCCCCGGCCGTCACTCGCCACACCGGGACTCGGTGCTCGTCCGCCTCCGGCAACGGACCCCCGAAGGCCCCGAGCCGTTCATCGTCCACCCCCTCGAAAGCGACTGCTCCGGGCTCCTGCTCGCCGCCAAGGACGCGGACACCCACGTGGCCCTCCAGCGGCAGTTCGCGCGCCAAGAGGCCAGCAAGTGGTACGCGGCCTGCCTCGAAGGCCCCGTCCCGGGAGACCACGGCGCCGTGGAGCTGCCGCTTCGCGCCAACCCGGAGGACCGCCCCCGCCACATCGTCGATCCGGTCCGTGGCAAGCGCGCCCTCACGGAGTGGCGGGTCGTGCGCAGGGACGGCCCCCGGACCTGGGTGGCGCTCTTGCCGCTCACGGGCCTGCCGCACCAGCTGCGCGTCCATGCCGCGCACCCACTCGGGCTCGGGGCTCCCATTGCCGGGGACCGGCTCTACGGGGGAAGCCCGGGTCCGCGCCTGCTGCTCCACGCCGAGGTGTTGACGGTTCTCCACCCGCACACGGGCGAGCCCCTCCACCTGGAGTGCCCCGCGCCCTTCTGA
- a CDS encoding trans-sulfuration enzyme family protein, with product MSVKDTQSLETICVHAGVEPDPKHGAIMTPIYQTSTYVQPAPGQPLTYDYSRGGNPTRAALETSLAALERAKHALSYASGLAAEQAIMQVLEPGARVIVSEDVYGGTGRLFRKLFARYGFQFDFLDLRDLNAVAAAVDNKTQLIWVETPTNPLLRIVDIAGICAIAKKAGAKVVVDNTFTSPIFQQPLSLGADLVIHSTTKYIGGHSDLIGGALMTNDDELAEKLRFVQFAGGAVNSPFECFMLLRSIKTLALRMERHNTNALAFARALEDSGDFQSVIYPGLESHPQHALARKQMSGFAGVVSVYLKRDMAGVTRFLQNLRLIALAESLGGVESLANHPEQMTHASVPPELRQKLGINAQLVRFSIGIENVNDLIADVRQALQR from the coding sequence ATGAGCGTGAAGGACACTCAGAGTCTGGAGACCATCTGCGTGCATGCGGGCGTCGAGCCCGACCCCAAGCACGGGGCCATCATGACGCCCATCTACCAGACGTCCACGTACGTTCAGCCCGCCCCGGGCCAACCCCTCACGTATGACTATTCGCGCGGTGGCAACCCCACCCGCGCGGCGCTGGAGACGTCGCTCGCGGCGCTGGAGCGCGCCAAGCACGCCCTCTCCTACGCCTCGGGGCTCGCCGCCGAGCAGGCCATCATGCAGGTGCTGGAGCCGGGCGCCCGCGTCATCGTCTCCGAGGACGTGTATGGCGGCACCGGGCGGCTGTTCCGCAAGCTGTTCGCGCGCTACGGCTTCCAGTTCGACTTCCTGGACCTGCGCGACCTGAACGCCGTGGCCGCCGCCGTGGACAACAAGACCCAGCTCATCTGGGTGGAGACGCCCACCAACCCGCTGCTGCGCATCGTCGACATCGCGGGCATCTGCGCCATCGCGAAGAAGGCCGGGGCCAAGGTCGTCGTCGACAACACGTTCACCTCGCCCATCTTCCAGCAGCCGCTCTCGCTGGGCGCGGACCTCGTCATCCACAGCACCACCAAGTACATCGGGGGCCACAGCGATCTCATCGGTGGCGCGCTGATGACCAACGACGACGAGCTGGCGGAGAAGCTGCGCTTCGTGCAGTTCGCCGGCGGCGCGGTCAACTCGCCCTTCGAGTGCTTCATGCTGCTGCGCAGCATCAAGACGCTCGCGCTGCGCATGGAGCGCCACAACACCAACGCGCTGGCGTTCGCCCGGGCCCTGGAGGACAGCGGGGACTTCCAGAGCGTCATCTACCCCGGCCTCGAGTCCCACCCCCAGCACGCGCTGGCGCGCAAGCAGATGAGCGGCTTTGCCGGCGTGGTGTCCGTCTACCTCAAGCGGGACATGGCGGGGGTGACCCGGTTCCTCCAGAACCTGCGCCTCATCGCGCTGGCCGAGAGCCTGGGCGGCGTGGAGTCCCTGGCCAATCACCCCGAGCAGATGACGCACGCGAGCGTGCCGCCCGAGCTGCGCCAGAAGCTGGGCATCAACGCGCAGCTCGTGCGCTTCTCCATCGGCATCGAGAACGTAAATGACCTGATTGCCGACGTGCGTCAGGCTCTGCAACGCTGA